One window of the Synechococcus sp. CC9311 genome contains the following:
- a CDS encoding hercynine metabolism protein: protein MSPTWLDHLERGLEERLEQFLRSNPSQDQLLREQHLQDRQRDLHNRRGQQQLQARELRRQLLTLAEQVQAWTTRGEKARRAGALELAQRADQHVAALMQQGRELWEEFEALGLQFAELEEQLNSLKSQEKQSTSRRSLDEDWALFEAQQELEELRRNQGLS from the coding sequence ATGAGTCCCACCTGGCTGGACCACCTCGAACGCGGCTTGGAGGAAAGGCTTGAACAGTTTTTGCGCAGCAATCCAAGTCAGGATCAACTTCTGCGCGAACAGCATCTCCAGGACCGCCAAAGGGATCTTCACAACCGTCGCGGGCAACAGCAACTCCAAGCGAGGGAATTACGCCGTCAGCTGCTCACCCTTGCCGAACAGGTCCAAGCCTGGACAACGCGTGGCGAGAAAGCACGAAGGGCTGGTGCCCTTGAACTCGCACAACGGGCGGATCAGCACGTTGCTGCTCTGATGCAGCAAGGTCGCGAGCTCTGGGAGGAGTTCGAGGCGCTTGGGCTTCAGTTCGCCGAACTCGAAGAGCAGCTCAACAGCCTTAAATCCCAGGAAAAACAGTCCACATCGCGGCGCAGCCTTGATGAGGACTGGGCTCTATTTGAAGCGCAACAAGAGCTTGAAGAACTGAGGCGCAAT
- a CDS encoding hercynine metabolism small protein, whose amino-acid sequence MSRDEQRATVRLQRETLIEELEAVYRNAFDRLGALELGEGSVARLTQLLLRSREGAINPLEQEIEAPLITRAPEQIP is encoded by the coding sequence ATGAGTCGCGACGAGCAACGGGCCACAGTTCGCCTACAACGTGAAACCCTGATCGAAGAGCTAGAAGCTGTGTATCGCAATGCCTTCGATCGCTTGGGTGCGCTGGAGCTCGGGGAGGGATCAGTCGCTCGTCTCACCCAACTCTTACTCCGTTCACGGGAAGGTGCGATCAATCCACTGGAGCAGGAAATCGAAGCTCCCTTGATCACACGCGCACCGGAACAAATCCCATGA
- the egtD gene encoding L-histidine N(alpha)-methyltransferase: MTTTSQRTDQTTELINLHPPAADMGQLVRIGLNRCPRQLPAWFLYDEEGSRLFDRICQQPEYSLTRTEIALLELRAPEIAAAIGDGVIIEFGAGSAQKVGPLLDAVRPAAYVALDISAEHLRKATTALQQRYPAVPMLGICCDHSTLSAVPEHPFLRDQRRIGFFPGSSLGNFEQHDAVHLLRHFKQLLNGGPLLLGLDQPKSKIRLEAAYNDAAGISADFARNLLHRLNAELGANFDPQCFSYQARWQADQQRVQMALISSCKQVVRIAGDSWTFQCDEPLITEYSLKYSPQKAVALAQQAGWRWVRRWHDPDDDLSLHLLKAPD, from the coding sequence ATGACCACAACCTCACAACGAACTGATCAAACAACCGAACTGATCAACCTCCATCCGCCAGCAGCGGATATGGGACAGCTCGTCCGGATCGGTCTCAACCGTTGCCCCCGCCAACTCCCGGCCTGGTTTCTCTATGACGAGGAGGGCTCTCGCCTTTTCGATCGCATCTGCCAACAACCCGAATACAGCCTCACACGCACCGAAATTGCTCTGCTCGAGTTGCGTGCCCCCGAGATTGCAGCCGCTATCGGTGACGGCGTCATTATTGAATTCGGTGCTGGCAGCGCCCAAAAAGTTGGCCCCCTTCTCGATGCGGTCCGTCCCGCCGCCTACGTGGCTCTAGACATCAGTGCGGAGCACTTACGCAAAGCCACCACAGCTCTGCAGCAACGCTACCCAGCTGTGCCAATGCTAGGAATTTGCTGCGATCACAGCACGCTTTCAGCCGTTCCAGAACACCCCTTTCTGAGAGACCAACGACGCATCGGTTTCTTTCCTGGCAGCTCGCTCGGCAATTTTGAACAGCACGATGCTGTCCACCTGCTCCGCCATTTCAAGCAGTTGCTGAATGGGGGCCCTCTCCTTCTTGGTCTGGACCAACCCAAAAGCAAGATCCGCCTGGAAGCGGCCTACAACGACGCCGCTGGCATCTCAGCCGACTTCGCACGCAACTTGCTGCATCGCCTCAATGCCGAGTTAGGAGCGAATTTTGACCCGCAATGCTTTTCGTACCAAGCCCGTTGGCAAGCCGACCAACAGCGAGTGCAGATGGCCTTGATCAGCAGCTGCAAACAAGTCGTCAGGATCGCCGGTGACAGTTGGACCTTCCAATGCGATGAACCACTGATCACCGAATACAGCCTCAAATACAGCCCTCAGAAGGCTGTTGCGTTAGCGCAACAGGCTGGATGGCGCTGGGTTCGCCGCTGGCATGATCCAGATGACGATCTCTCCTTGCATCTCTTAAAGGCCCCAGACTGA
- the egtB gene encoding ergothioneine biosynthesis protein EgtB has translation MESGTLLSRLMDVRRTSEVLIEPLEAEDLCLQGMADASPPKWHLAHTTWFFETFVLIPHCPGYEGADPSWNYLFNSYYDAVGPRQPRPQRGLLSRPPIAEVIAWRHKVDQALENLLEHNGDFPWLGLVELGLQHEQQHQELMLMDLLDAFSRQPLEPAYRTDWQEPAGSPNDGTAAVWLQFEGGLVEIGQNSQQNNNSNNAHPFHFDNEEPRHRVWLEPYALADRLVSNGEYKAFIEDGGYERPELWMSEGWAICSERQWKAPRYWRQAQSNQQQRDQTAWEFTLAGRCPLEAHRPVRHLSWFEADAYARWAGSRLPTEAEWETAAQKQGLQLKQKHAELWQWTASPYRPYPGFQAAQGAVGEYNGKFMTSQFVLRGSSQLTPNGHARDTYRNFFAPSSRWMAAGLRLAR, from the coding sequence ATGGAATCCGGCACGCTGCTCAGCCGGCTGATGGACGTACGCCGCACTAGCGAAGTGTTGATTGAGCCGCTTGAAGCCGAAGACCTCTGCCTCCAGGGCATGGCCGATGCAAGTCCACCAAAGTGGCATCTCGCTCACACCACCTGGTTTTTCGAAACCTTTGTTCTGATCCCCCATTGCCCTGGTTACGAGGGGGCTGATCCGAGCTGGAACTATCTTTTCAACTCCTATTACGACGCGGTTGGTCCTCGCCAACCCAGACCGCAACGGGGCTTACTCAGCAGGCCGCCCATAGCAGAGGTAATCGCATGGCGGCACAAGGTGGACCAGGCCCTGGAAAACCTGCTCGAACACAACGGCGATTTCCCCTGGTTAGGACTTGTGGAGCTTGGCCTTCAGCACGAGCAACAGCATCAGGAGTTGATGTTGATGGATCTTCTCGATGCCTTCAGCCGTCAGCCTTTAGAGCCTGCCTACCGAACAGATTGGCAAGAACCCGCAGGCTCTCCCAACGACGGCACAGCTGCCGTTTGGCTGCAATTTGAAGGTGGCCTGGTGGAGATCGGCCAGAACAGCCAACAGAACAACAACAGCAACAATGCCCATCCCTTCCATTTCGACAATGAGGAACCACGTCATCGGGTTTGGCTCGAGCCTTATGCCCTGGCGGATCGCTTGGTGAGCAACGGTGAATACAAGGCTTTTATCGAGGACGGCGGCTACGAGCGCCCCGAACTCTGGATGAGTGAAGGCTGGGCCATCTGCTCAGAGCGACAGTGGAAAGCACCGCGCTATTGGCGCCAGGCGCAAAGTAATCAACAGCAGCGAGACCAAACAGCCTGGGAGTTCACCCTGGCCGGCCGCTGCCCGTTAGAAGCCCATCGCCCAGTACGCCATCTCAGCTGGTTTGAAGCTGATGCCTATGCACGCTGGGCTGGATCTCGCCTCCCTACGGAGGCCGAGTGGGAAACAGCCGCACAGAAGCAGGGGCTGCAGCTCAAGCAAAAGCATGCTGAGCTTTGGCAATGGACCGCGAGTCCTTACAGGCCCTATCCAGGGTTTCAAGCGGCCCAAGGAGCCGTTGGTGAGTACAACGGCAAGTTCATGACCTCCCAATTTGTGTTGCGGGGCAGCAGTCAGCTCACCCCGAATGGCCATGCCCGTGACACCTACCGCAACTTTTTTGCTCCCTCTAGTCGCTGGATGGCGGCTGGCCTGCGCTTGGCCCGATGA
- a CDS encoding phosphotransferase has product MIGTLLSERYRLDQCLTSDQSAPQGTLWRGTDVLASDAPVALRQLQDSEAQDRFRQLWPAMQSVLHPLIPRFGGLLEELDSLWLVREWQEGSSFGQIQQQRRERQLVFGGGEVLLLLRQLLPVLGVLHGKGLVHGDINPSNLLRRDQDGLPVLLDFGLLQNLGTAPLLGATASYAPRGQGRGETAAPWMDLHALGVTALTLLSGRAPEALLPADASEWQCPPDLELHEGFRDVLERMLSEVPGRRFEKASEVLQALKVVPMPESTGPMPSSDRTVVLAPVVLASAELPVVEPQAVGPSSPEPRRRQRADERQVAAEGRLWPVVIALLLSALVGTAIGWFLLSRGNAPSGVPSTERDVVGRSPTASLPPAEVDQRQQLLSRLRALQVDRSWFLQLVDASLLARFPERNGRLPSDSLEDAPLRKVWNELANEWLARVEQLPPGLRSRLGKLDQKDWQTQRQALVAQGVNDRVVEQLVSVAANTLLPGVTYGTKPPEPFRQLWFAAALRSLEEVKIERIRAGAEMATVLSSRVPADSARLISIQVPANRRLVLGINGTPLMQMTVYAADGSVAAERGPLRVVTLAADVGTPVQVLVTNEGVASGLLTLSSRADLPNPNPVPKAVSKPLPRVDLNPIADPATGVQGPVEALPEPPGPKPAGVKEDVSQEQSLQEPSAQPEGDRVPEAASSTGLSRQ; this is encoded by the coding sequence GTGATCGGCACGCTGCTCTCTGAGCGCTACCGCTTGGATCAATGTCTGACGTCAGATCAGTCCGCACCCCAGGGAACGCTTTGGCGTGGAACCGATGTGTTGGCATCAGATGCGCCAGTGGCATTGCGGCAGCTTCAGGATTCCGAGGCTCAAGACCGGTTCCGGCAGCTATGGCCCGCGATGCAATCGGTTCTCCACCCACTGATTCCACGATTCGGAGGTCTGCTGGAGGAATTGGATTCGCTCTGGCTGGTCAGGGAGTGGCAAGAAGGATCCAGCTTTGGGCAAATCCAGCAGCAGAGGCGTGAGCGTCAGCTCGTGTTCGGTGGCGGCGAAGTGTTGTTGTTGTTGCGCCAGCTGCTTCCAGTGTTGGGCGTTCTGCATGGAAAGGGACTGGTCCATGGCGATATCAATCCCAGCAACCTTCTTCGCCGTGATCAGGATGGACTGCCGGTTTTGCTCGATTTTGGTCTGCTTCAAAACCTGGGAACCGCCCCGCTTTTAGGAGCTACGGCTAGCTATGCCCCGAGGGGGCAAGGCCGCGGCGAGACGGCCGCGCCATGGATGGATTTGCATGCTCTCGGCGTCACCGCACTGACCTTGCTGAGCGGACGTGCCCCGGAGGCCTTGCTGCCGGCCGATGCCAGCGAATGGCAATGCCCCCCTGACCTAGAGCTCCATGAAGGGTTCCGCGATGTGTTGGAACGCATGCTGAGCGAGGTGCCAGGTCGCCGTTTTGAGAAGGCCTCGGAGGTTTTGCAGGCCTTGAAAGTGGTTCCTATGCCTGAATCGACCGGGCCCATGCCGAGTTCGGATCGAACGGTCGTGCTTGCTCCTGTGGTGCTGGCCTCTGCGGAACTCCCTGTCGTGGAACCGCAGGCTGTTGGCCCCTCTTCCCCTGAGCCTCGCCGGCGTCAGCGCGCTGATGAGCGCCAAGTGGCTGCGGAAGGGCGGCTATGGCCCGTGGTGATTGCTCTCCTGTTGTCAGCGCTAGTGGGCACTGCAATCGGCTGGTTCCTTCTAAGTCGGGGTAATGCTCCCTCGGGTGTCCCATCCACCGAGCGTGATGTGGTGGGCCGCTCGCCGACGGCCAGCCTCCCGCCGGCAGAGGTGGATCAGCGTCAACAACTTCTTAGTCGGCTCAGGGCTCTGCAGGTGGACCGCAGCTGGTTCTTGCAGCTTGTGGATGCCAGCTTGTTGGCCCGATTCCCGGAGCGAAACGGTCGCTTGCCCAGTGATTCCCTTGAGGATGCGCCCCTTCGCAAGGTTTGGAACGAGTTGGCCAACGAGTGGTTGGCCAGGGTGGAGCAGTTGCCTCCAGGGTTGCGCAGTCGCCTCGGGAAACTCGATCAAAAAGATTGGCAAACCCAGCGTCAGGCCCTCGTCGCCCAAGGGGTGAATGACAGGGTGGTGGAACAGCTGGTCTCCGTGGCGGCCAACACCCTGTTGCCGGGTGTGACCTATGGAACCAAGCCGCCAGAACCCTTCCGGCAGCTTTGGTTCGCGGCTGCCTTGCGCAGTCTGGAAGAGGTCAAGATTGAAAGGATTAGGGCAGGGGCTGAGATGGCTACCGTGCTTTCCAGTCGGGTACCAGCCGATAGCGCGCGCCTGATTTCCATTCAGGTTCCGGCCAATCGTCGGTTGGTGCTCGGTATTAATGGAACACCGTTAATGCAGATGACGGTCTACGCCGCTGACGGCTCTGTGGCTGCAGAACGGGGGCCTTTGCGAGTGGTCACCCTGGCGGCTGATGTGGGCACGCCTGTCCAGGTGCTCGTGACGAATGAGGGCGTCGCCTCCGGGCTTCTGACCTTGTCCTCTCGAGCTGACCTCCCGAATCCGAACCCTGTGCCGAAAGCTGTATCAAAACCACTGCCAAGGGTGGATCTCAATCCGATTGCCGATCCGGCGACGGGGGTGCAGGGGCCTGTAGAGGCGTTGCCGGAGCCCCCTGGCCCGAAGCCAGCAGGTGTGAAGGAGGACGTCTCCCAAGAGCAATCCCTCCAAGAGCCATCCGCTCAACCAGAGGGCGATCGAGTCCCAGAAGCAGCTTCCAGCACAGGGCTGAGTCGTCAGTAG
- the smpB gene encoding SsrA-binding protein SmpB, protein MGKGGGKKSAAARAAANRLLADNRLARHQYEILETLETGIELLGTEVKSVRAGQANLRDGFCLIRRGELHLHNVHISPHTHASRYFNHDPLRVRRLLAHRREIDKLRGHLEQKGLTLIPLNLHLQGSWIKVTIGLGKGRKLHDKRAAAKDKQVKKETRDAIARY, encoded by the coding sequence ATGGGCAAGGGAGGCGGCAAGAAGAGTGCAGCAGCAAGAGCAGCGGCGAATCGCCTGCTGGCCGACAACCGGCTGGCTCGGCATCAGTACGAGATCCTTGAAACCCTAGAAACGGGAATCGAGCTTCTGGGGACCGAGGTGAAGTCGGTGCGGGCGGGGCAGGCCAATCTGCGGGATGGCTTCTGCCTGATCAGACGGGGCGAGCTGCACCTCCACAACGTTCACATCTCCCCGCACACCCACGCCAGCCGCTATTTCAATCACGACCCCCTCAGGGTGAGGCGCCTACTTGCCCATCGCCGCGAAATCGACAAATTGCGCGGTCACCTCGAACAAAAAGGGCTCACCTTGATTCCACTCAACCTGCACCTGCAGGGGTCATGGATCAAGGTGACCATCGGCCTGGGCAAGGGACGCAAGCTTCATGACAAGCGGGCCGCCGCCAAAGACAAACAGGTCAAGAAAGAAACACGGGATGCCATCGCCCGCTACTGA